GGTTTCAGCTCTTCTTGGCGACCACCAATTACTTCGCCTTTGAAGATCCAAACCTTTACACCGATCACACCGTAAGTGGTGTGAGCTTCGTAGTTGGCATAGTCGATGTCGGCACGCAGGGTGTGCAATGGCACACGACCTTCGCGATACCATTCAGTACGTGCGATTTCAGCACCGCCGAGACGACCGCTCACTTGGATTTTGATGCCTTTGGCACCAATGCGCATGGCGTTCTGAACGGCGCGCTTCATAGCGCGACGGAACATTACACGACGCTCCAGCTGCTGAGCTACGCTCTGCGCAACCAGCATACCGTCGAGCTCCGGCTTGCGGATCTCTTCGATATTGATGTGCACAGGCACACCCATTTGCTTGGTCAGGTCCTGACGCAGTTTCTCAACATCTTCACCTTTCTTCCCGATAACGATGCCCGGACGAGCGGTGTGGATGGTGATACGTGCAGTTTGGGCCGGACGATGGATATCGATACGGCTTACGGACGCGCTTTTTAGTTTGTCTTGGAGATACTCACGCACTTTCAGATCTGCGAACAAATAGTCCGCATAAGTCCGACCGTCTGCGTACCAGACGGAGGTGTGCTCCTTGACGATTCCCAGGCGAATGCCAATGGGATGTACTTTCTGACCCATCTCTTCGACTCCGTTACTTGTCAGCAACCTTGACAGTGATATGGCAAGACCGCTTGACGATGCGATCAGCACGGCCTTTGGCACGTGGCATGATGCGCTTCAGCGAACGCCCTTCGTTGACGAAAACGGTGCTGACTTTAAGGTCATCAACGTCTGCGCCTTCGTTATGCTCGGCGTTGGCTACGGCCGACTCCAGCACTTTCTTCATGATCTCGGCGGCTTTCTTACTGCTGAAAGCCAACAAGTTGAGCGCTTCGCCCACCTTCTTCCCGCGGATCTGGTCGGCGACCAAGCGGGCTTTCTGGGCGGAGATTCGAGCGCCCGACAACTTAGCGGCTACTTCCATTTCCTAACCCCTTAACGCTTGGCTTTCTTGTCAGCCACGTGCCCACGATATGTGCGGGTACCGGCGAACTCGCCCAGTTTATGGCCGACCATGTCTTCGTTCACGAGAACTGGGACGTGCTGACGACCGTTATGTACGGCGATGGTCAGACCGACCATCTGTGGCAGGATCATCGAACGACGCGACCAAGTCTTAATTGGTTTGCGATCGTTCTTTTCCGCCGCCACTTCGATCTTCTTCAGTAGGTGAAGATCAATAAAAGGACCTTTTTTCAGAGAACGTGGCACTGTCGTATCCCTCTATTTACTTGCGACGACGGACGATCATTTTGTCGGTACGCTTATTACCACGAGTCTTCGCGCCCTTAGTCGGGAAGCCCCATGGCGATACCGGATGACGACCACCAGAGGTACGACCTTCACCACCACCATGCGGGTGGTCAACCGGGTTCATGGCAACACCACGAACGGTTGGGCGAACGCCACGCCAGCGTTTGGCACCAGCTTTACCCAGCGAACGCAGGCTGTGCTCGGAGTTCGAGACTTCGCCCAGGGTCGCACGGCATTCAGCCAGGACTTTACGCATTTCACCGGAACGCAGACGCAGGGTAACGTACACGCCTTCACGAGCGATCAGCTGAGCCGAAGCACCAGCGGAACGAGCGATCTGTGCGCCTTTACCTGGCTTCAGTTCGATGCCGTGTACGGTAGAACCGACTGGAATATTGCGCAGTTGCAGAGCGTTGCCTGGCTTGATTGGAGCCAGAGCGCCCGCGATCAGCTGGTCACCAGCACTCACGCCTTTAGGGGCGATGATGTAGCGGCGCTC
This region of Pseudomonas sp. R84 genomic DNA includes:
- the rpsC gene encoding 30S ribosomal protein S3, translating into MGQKVHPIGIRLGIVKEHTSVWYADGRTYADYLFADLKVREYLQDKLKSASVSRIDIHRPAQTARITIHTARPGIVIGKKGEDVEKLRQDLTKQMGVPVHINIEEIRKPELDGMLVAQSVAQQLERRVMFRRAMKRAVQNAMRIGAKGIKIQVSGRLGGAEIARTEWYREGRVPLHTLRADIDYANYEAHTTYGVIGVKVWIFKGEVIGGRQEELKPQAPAPRKKAAK
- the rplV gene encoding 50S ribosomal protein L22; the protein is MEVAAKLSGARISAQKARLVADQIRGKKVGEALNLLAFSSKKAAEIMKKVLESAVANAEHNEGADVDDLKVSTVFVNEGRSLKRIMPRAKGRADRIVKRSCHITVKVADK
- the rpsS gene encoding 30S ribosomal protein S19 produces the protein MPRSLKKGPFIDLHLLKKIEVAAEKNDRKPIKTWSRRSMILPQMVGLTIAVHNGRQHVPVLVNEDMVGHKLGEFAGTRTYRGHVADKKAKR
- the rplB gene encoding 50S ribosomal protein L2 is translated as MAIVKCKPTSPGRRFVVKVVNQELHKGAPHAPLLEKKSKTGGRNNNGRITTRHIGGGHKQHYRMVDFRRNDKDGIVATVERIEYDPNRTAHIALLCYADGERRYIIAPKGVSAGDQLIAGALAPIKPGNALQLRNIPVGSTVHGIELKPGKGAQIARSAGASAQLIAREGVYVTLRLRSGEMRKVLAECRATLGEVSNSEHSLRSLGKAGAKRWRGVRPTVRGVAMNPVDHPHGGGEGRTSGGRHPVSPWGFPTKGAKTRGNKRTDKMIVRRRK